The proteins below are encoded in one region of Drosophila santomea strain STO CAGO 1482 chromosome 3R, Prin_Dsan_1.1, whole genome shotgun sequence:
- the LOC120454308 gene encoding uncharacterized protein LOC120454308, with amino-acid sequence MKLVIVLFMLGIVVQISNAEVEADQNEEIKPNKKDVIFEIMKKFYNSKLTSEAAHIDKKPEESEKHTPLEGEKLTLAFLKKTEKNWDNLQESMKDFVTKYGSLPERLSNVQMELKELLNAYNLTTPKP; translated from the exons ATGAAGCTGGTAATTGTACTCTTTATGTTGGGAATCGTTGTGCAAATTAGCAACGCAGAAGTGGAG GCTGATCAAAATGAggaaataaaaccaaacaaaaaagatgTCATCTTCGAAATCATGAAAAAGTTTTACAATTCAAAACTGACAAGTGAGGCAGCACATATCGATAAGAAACCCGAAGAAAGCGAAAAACATACACCATTAGAAGGAGAGAAATTGACCCTGGCGTTTTTGAAAAAAACTGAGAAGAATTGGGACAACCTTCAGGAATCGATGAAGGATTTTGTAACGAAATATGGCAGTTTACCAGAGAGGCTCAGCAATGTGCAAATGGAACTTAAGGAATTGCTGAATGCGTATAATTTAACCACGCCGAAACCTTAA